From the genome of Vibrio porteresiae DSM 19223, one region includes:
- a CDS encoding OmpH family outer membrane protein, protein MKSIFKAAGVSLVILSSSFFANAAQAAQKVGFINTAQVFQALPQREVVLQKLQSEFKDKADELKSIQEQAKDKMEKLKRDSSLMSQDDVEKLRIEIGQLESKYKIKAQALDQASKRREAEEKQKLFQIIQDAVKKVAEKDGYDMIVDAGALQYAKPQYNISEEVIKSIK, encoded by the coding sequence TTGAAAAGTATCTTCAAAGCGGCTGGTGTCAGCCTTGTTATTCTTAGCTCATCATTTTTTGCCAATGCAGCACAAGCAGCTCAAAAAGTAGGCTTTATTAATACAGCCCAAGTTTTTCAGGCGCTTCCTCAACGTGAAGTGGTACTTCAAAAACTTCAATCTGAGTTTAAAGACAAAGCGGATGAGCTAAAAAGCATTCAAGAACAAGCTAAAGACAAAATGGAAAAGCTAAAACGTGATTCTTCTCTTATGAGCCAAGATGACGTTGAGAAGCTACGTATTGAAATTGGTCAACTTGAAAGCAAATACAAGATCAAAGCTCAAGCGTTAGATCAAGCATCAAAACGCCGTGAAGCAGAAGAAAAACAGAAACTATTCCAAATCATTCAGGATGCTGTGAAGAAAGTGGCTGAGAAAGACGGCTATGACATGATCGTTGATGCTGGTGCTCTGCAGTACGCGAAGCCTCAATACAACATCTCTGAAGAAGTGATTAAATCTATTAAGTAA